The Anabaena sp. PCC 7108 region TATGCGGCTAAAAATTGCCCAATTCCCTGGGTGGCAATTGGAGGAATAGATACGAGTAATATTCATGATGTGATTGATGCAGGAGCGCAAAAAGTGGCTGTGGTGCGATCGCTCATGCAAGCTGAACAACCAACTTTAGTCACACAGTATTTTATTTCCCAACTTTATCGGAAGTAGATGATTGGTCATTGGTCATTTCTCCCTGTCTCCCCATCTCCGTGTCCCCGTGTCTCCGTGTCCCCGTGTCTTCCCATCTTCCGTGTTTTCAATTACGAATTACGAATTACGCACTATGAATTCTAAAATTATTTTGCAAGTAAATGGAGAAACACAGAGTTGTGTATCTGAAACGTCGTTACCTGATTTACTTCAACAGTTGGGTTTTAATCCTCGGTTGGTGGCAGTGGAATATAATGGGGAAATCTTACACCGTCAGTTTTGGTCAGAGACTAAAATCGAAAATGG contains the following coding sequences:
- the thiS gene encoding sulfur carrier protein ThiS; translation: MNSKIILQVNGETQSCVSETSLPDLLQQLGFNPRLVAVEYNGEILHRQFWSETKIENGDRLEVVTIVGGG